The Deltaproteobacteria bacterium genome segment TGGAAACCTTGTCGGCGCCCGCATTCAGCAGATCGCGGATGTCTTGAAGCGTGCGGACTCCTCCTCCAACCGTTAACGGCATAAAAACGCGCGAAGCAGTTTTTTCGACGACGTCCAGGATGATCTTTCGTTTTTCGTGCGAGGCGGTGATGTCGAGAAAACAAAGCTCATCCGCCCCCTCTTCATCGTATCGCCCGACGATTTCAACCGGATCGCCGGCATCACGAAGGCCGACAAATTTCACCCCTTTGACCACTCGGCCCGATTTGACGTCCAGACAGGGGATGATGCGTTTAGTGAGCACGGCGAATTGCCTCCTTCAAATCGACCAAGCCTTCATACAACGCCTTCCCGGCAATCACGCCGGAGACGTTGGGAATTTTTTTGAGCGTCTCGACTTCTTCCAGTTTTGTGAATCCACCGGAGGCGATGACCGGCACCGGAGAATCAGCGGCCATCTTCTCGATCGCAGGAACATTCATCCCCCGCATCATCCCGTCGCGGGAGATGTCGGTGTAGATGATGGCGGCGATTTTTTTGTCGGCGAATTTTTTTGCGAGGTCTCCCGCCGCGACCCGGCTTACTTTGTCCCACCCCTCCACGGCCGCCATTCCGTCTTTGGCGTCGATTCCCAGGATGATCCTGTCCGGAAATTGAGCGCACGTCTTCTCCACAAACCGGGGATCCTTCAGTATGGCGGTCCCGAGGATGCAGTAGGTGACGCCACTTTTGAAATAGGCCTCGACCGTTTTCATGTCGCGAATGCCGCCGCCGATTTCGAGCTGAATTTTTGGAAAGGCCTTGGCGATCGATTCGACCTCTTTAAAATGAATCGGTTTCCCCTCGAAGGCGCCGTTTAAGTCGACCAGGTGCAGACGTTTCGCACCGGCCTCGATCCATTTTTTAGCGATCTCCATCGAATTGTCCGAATAGACCGTAGCAATCCCCATCTTTCCCTGGGAAAGACGGACGACTTGGTGGTCTTTTAAATCGATGGCGGGAATAACAATCATTTTAATTTTGCAAAATTCTGCAATACCTGCAGGCCCAATTTCTGGCTCTTCTCCGGGTGAAACTGGCAGGCGAGGATATTTCCTTTTTCGATGCTCGAGCAAAAAGGGATGCCGTGCTCGGTTTCGGTGGCGACAATCGGTTTTTCCTTCGGTGCGACGTAATAGGAGTGGACGAAATAGAAAGAAGATTGATCGTCGATACCATTGAGGAGGGAGGGGCTCCCCTTTTTCCGGACGGAATTCCATCCCATATGCGGGATTTTAAATCCCCCCTTTATCCCCCCTTTGTCAAAGGGGGGGAGGGGGGATTTAAACCGGACCACCTTCCCCCTCAAAATCCCCAACCCCTTCGCTGGGCCGAATTCCTCGCTCTCCTCGAAGAGCAACTGGAGGCCGAGGCAGATCCCGAGGAACCATTTTCCGGCCTTAATCGACTCTTTGATGGGATCGATGAGGCCGTAGTTTTTCAGGTTCTCCATGCATTTGGGAAAGGCGCCGACGCCGGGGAGGACGATTTTTGCGGCGTCGCGGATTATTTTCGCATCACGCGTCACGCACACACGCGCGCCAATCGTCTCGAATGCCTTGGAGACGCTTTTCAGGTTCCCCATGTCATAGTCGACTAT includes the following:
- the hisA gene encoding 1-(5-phosphoribosyl)-5-[(5-phosphoribosylamino)methylideneamino]imidazole-4-carboxamide isomerase, giving the protein MIVIPAIDLKDHQVVRLSQGKMGIATVYSDNSMEIAKKWIEAGAKRLHLVDLNGAFEGKPIHFKEVESIAKAFPKIQLEIGGGIRDMKTVEAYFKSGVTYCILGTAILKDPRFVEKTCAQFPDRIILGIDAKDGMAAVEGWDKVSRVAAGDLAKKFADKKIAAIIYTDISRDGMMRGMNVPAIEKMAADSPVPVIASGGFTKLEEVETLKKIPNVSGVIAGKALYEGLVDLKEAIRRAH
- the hisH gene encoding imidazole glycerol phosphate synthase subunit HisH is translated as MIAIVDYDMGNLKSVSKAFETIGARVCVTRDAKIIRDAAKIVLPGVGAFPKCMENLKNYGLIDPIKESIKAGKWFLGICLGLQLLFEESEEFGPAKGLGILRGKVVRFKSPLPPFDKGGIKGGFKIPHMGWNSVRKKGSPSLLNGIDDQSSFYFVHSYYVAPKEKPIVATETEHGIPFCSSIEKGNILACQFHPEKSQKLGLQVLQNFAKLK